TGCTTGTTTGCGTCGTCGTCACGCCGTTCTGATTCTTTTGAGCCTTCCACGCGTTGCCCGTATTCGCGTTATAGCCGCCGGCCGCCTGTCCGTTGTTGCACTCTGTCATGCCACGAGCGTTGGTGACGCACTCCGAGAACGCGTTCGAGGACAGCACTACACATATCAACATGAACAGAATTTTCATAGTCACCTCCTGATGTGACCGGCGCAAGATCCTTGCGACTTTCCCCCAAGGGACGATGCGGCCGGACTGACGCATCTTCCAGATTAGCTGCATTCACTCTCGTGCACATTGCACTTTAGTCCTATTGCGAGCAGCGATGATCCGGCCTTCTTATACGTCAGATAGCACATTGATCCTGGGCGTAACGTTTCCGGCGTTGCCGCCGCAATGCAAAGCCGGAACGGCCCCGAACACCGTAACGAATGATGCTCACGTCGCTGAACTCAACGAGCGTCGATCAGGGACGAAGTGTCGCGAAAATGCCGAAAACATCGATCGACTCCAACCACTCCTTCAGATCTGGTCACCGGCCCAGGATCAAGTCGATGAAGCGTGCTGTCGGGCACTTTCGAAAGAAACTTGCCTGCGTCGCTCTGCTCTGGCCGGCATTGTCGGGGGCCCAGGAAATGGAGCCGCGCACCTATTCGGCTGCACCGGTCGGAACGAATTTCGTGGCCGTCAACTACTCACGATCGAGCGGCGACGTCTCGTTCGACCCTTCGTTGCCGATCACCAACGTGCAGGCGAAGATCAATAGCTATGCAATCGGTTATTCCCACAGCTTCGGCATCGCTGGCCATACCGCAAGCGTTGCGATATCCGTGCCGTATGCGAGCGCAAACGTGACGGGCGACGTCGAGGGTATGCCCGAGCATGCGTACCGTTCGGGACTGGGCGACGTCCGCTTCAGGTTTGCCGTGAATCTTCTCGGCGATCCGGCGATGACCCCGCAGGAATTCGCGCAGCGCAGCCCCACCACTATCTTCGGTGCAAGTGTGAGCGTGGTTGCGCCGACGGGTCAGTACGTACCGTCCCGCCTGATCAACGTGGGGGCAAACCGCTGGTCGGTCAAACCGGAGGTCGGACTGTCCCAGCCGATCGGCGACTGGTTCGTGGAGGGAGCCGCGGGCGTGTGGTTCTTCACAGACAACAGCGATTTTTTCCACGGGCGGAGGCGCAGTCAGGATCCGATGCCCGTGTTCCAGTTGCACGGCGGCTACAACTGGCGGCCCGGGCTATGGCTTGCCGCCGATGTGACGTATTTCACGGGTGGTCGGACAAGCGTAA
The Paraburkholderia hospita DNA segment above includes these coding regions:
- a CDS encoding transporter — translated: MKRAVGHFRKKLACVALLWPALSGAQEMEPRTYSAAPVGTNFVAVNYSRSSGDVSFDPSLPITNVQAKINSYAIGYSHSFGIAGHTASVAISVPYASANVTGDVEGMPEHAYRSGLGDVRFRFAVNLLGDPAMTPQEFAQRSPTTIFGASVSVVAPTGQYVPSRLINVGANRWSVKPEVGLSQPIGDWFVEGAAGVWFFTDNSDFFHGRRRSQDPMPVFQLHGGYNWRPGLWLAADVTYFTGGRTSVNGVQDKDLQRSVRYGVTLSVPLAEKWSAKLAWSQGLITRVGGNFQTVSVALQYRWFNR